In Gracilimonas sp., a single window of DNA contains:
- the dnaB gene encoding replicative DNA helicase, which produces MAKKNGSYGNNYKKDDSKTLEQGGRVPPQAVEVEEAVLGAMLIEHGAATIALQMLKPTDFYKTANRHIFETLTNLYERDNPLDLLTVETELKDNNLLDVCGGPTYLSDLTRSVSSSANIEYHAQIIIEKAIKRNLILASNDVIKESYDTTSDAYDVLDHAEQSIFDLSNQKSRSTAVPVEKLLKDTLSYLEDLRGKEYGITGVPTGLAVDDMTAGWQKGDLVIIAARPSMGKTAFVLTAARNAAMHPDENLRTPIALFSLEMSNQSLVQRLLTMEARVRADEARKGTLKDEDFRRLIDAASRLFSAEIYIDDTPGISLMELRTKCRRLKSEKGIGLIVIDYLQLMQANSKDIGNREQEIATISRGLKGLAKELDVPVIALSQLSRAVEQRGGDKRPQLSDLRESGSIEQDADIVMFLYRPEYYGITTTEEGKSTAGLAEVIIGKQRNGPVGSKMMYFVKDYARFENLTAATGNDPMLGNGGANNGGSSGGNDGAPPLPHNPAPDEDAPF; this is translated from the coding sequence ATGGCAAAAAAAAACGGATCTTACGGCAACAATTATAAGAAGGATGATTCCAAGACTTTAGAGCAAGGCGGACGCGTACCGCCGCAAGCTGTAGAAGTGGAAGAAGCGGTTTTGGGGGCCATGTTAATTGAGCACGGAGCAGCAACTATAGCTCTCCAAATGCTGAAACCCACCGATTTCTACAAAACTGCCAACCGCCATATTTTTGAAACGCTTACCAATTTATACGAGCGCGATAATCCCCTGGATTTACTTACGGTTGAAACTGAACTCAAGGACAATAACCTATTGGATGTTTGTGGAGGCCCAACTTATTTATCAGACTTAACCAGGTCAGTCAGCTCTTCGGCAAATATTGAGTATCATGCACAAATCATCATTGAAAAGGCTATTAAAAGAAATCTTATACTGGCCAGCAATGATGTAATTAAAGAGTCCTACGATACTACATCCGATGCCTATGATGTCCTGGATCACGCTGAGCAAAGTATCTTCGATCTATCTAATCAAAAGAGCCGAAGTACTGCTGTTCCGGTAGAAAAACTTTTGAAAGACACCCTCTCCTATCTGGAAGATTTGCGCGGAAAGGAATATGGGATCACCGGTGTTCCTACCGGGCTCGCCGTAGATGACATGACCGCCGGCTGGCAAAAGGGAGATTTAGTTATTATAGCAGCACGTCCGTCAATGGGGAAAACGGCTTTTGTTTTGACGGCCGCACGAAATGCTGCCATGCATCCCGATGAAAACCTGCGGACACCTATTGCCCTTTTCAGTTTGGAGATGTCTAACCAGTCTCTTGTTCAACGATTACTTACAATGGAGGCCCGTGTCCGCGCCGATGAAGCCCGGAAAGGAACATTAAAGGATGAAGACTTTCGCAGGCTTATTGATGCCGCCAGCCGCTTATTTAGTGCCGAAATCTATATCGATGATACTCCCGGTATTAGTTTGATGGAGTTGAGGACTAAATGTCGGCGATTGAAAAGTGAGAAAGGGATTGGATTGATTGTGATTGATTACCTGCAGCTCATGCAGGCAAATTCAAAAGATATCGGAAACCGGGAGCAGGAAATTGCAACTATCTCCCGAGGTCTTAAAGGCCTTGCCAAAGAACTTGACGTTCCGGTCATTGCGCTTTCGCAGCTTTCCCGAGCCGTAGAACAGCGTGGCGGGGATAAACGTCCTCAATTAAGTGACTTGAGGGAATCCGGATCTATTGAGCAGGATGCAGATATTGTAATGTTTTTGTACCGTCCTGAATATTATGGCATCACTACTACTGAAGAAGGCAAATCTACGGCCGGACTTGCTGAAGTCATAATTGGAAAACAGCGTAACGGGCCGGTAGGCAGTAAAATGATGTACTTTGTAAAGGATTATGCTCGCTTTGAAAATCTTACTGCAGCCACCGGGAATGATCCAATGTTGGGTAACGGAGGAGCTAATAACGGCGGGTCTTCAGGTGGTAATGACGGAGCTCCACCCTTGCCTCA
- a CDS encoding uracil-DNA glycosylase, whose product MSDPKEFIEKASKFLKQQREMYGDFSVKSLDMESSGTDIQKAEIKEEKDLVTQNQDAGSAKEEQQLKENLTPVQRIAKCQTLDELRALCEAADELKTDLEGTNVVFGVGNPNADLMIVGEAPGYNEDQQGEPFVGQAGQLLDKIMEAIDFKREDIYIANILKHRPPNNRDPKPEERQRSLPYLLRQIEIIDPKLILCVGRISATTLLNEDTTLKSLRQKFHPFHGRELMATYHPAALLRNQQWKRPTWEDVQMLRKRYDELVVD is encoded by the coding sequence ATGTCCGATCCAAAAGAATTTATCGAGAAAGCTTCCAAATTTTTGAAACAGCAACGGGAGATGTATGGAGATTTTTCGGTAAAAAGTTTAGATATGGAATCATCTGGAACGGATATACAAAAAGCCGAGATAAAAGAGGAGAAAGACCTTGTTACTCAAAATCAGGATGCCGGCAGTGCTAAAGAAGAACAACAACTGAAAGAAAATCTAACACCTGTTCAAAGAATTGCAAAATGCCAAACGCTGGATGAACTCAGGGCTTTATGTGAAGCTGCAGACGAATTAAAGACCGATTTAGAGGGTACAAACGTGGTATTCGGTGTTGGAAATCCCAATGCTGATTTAATGATTGTCGGTGAAGCTCCGGGCTATAATGAAGATCAGCAAGGCGAACCCTTTGTGGGGCAGGCCGGGCAGCTGCTGGATAAAATCATGGAAGCCATTGACTTCAAACGAGAAGATATTTATATCGCAAATATCCTAAAGCACCGCCCGCCCAATAACCGTGATCCTAAACCGGAAGAACGACAACGAAGCCTCCCTTATCTCCTTCGACAAATTGAAATTATTGATCCCAAACTCATTCTCTGCGTTGGCAGGATATCTGCAACTACATTACTTAATGAAGACACTACCCTGAAAAGCCTGCGTCAAAAGTTTCACCCCTTCCACGGCCGAGAGCTGATGGCTACTTATCACCCAGCCGCATTGCTTAGAAATCAACAGTGGAAACGTCCCACATGGGAAGATGTGCAGATGTTGAGGAAGAGATATGATGAGTTAGTGGTTGATTAA
- a CDS encoding RNA methyltransferase has product MKKLTTKEILKENLSRSAPQKLSSIKILVHNIRSLHNVGSIFRSADAFGISEIILSGYSATPPRPEINKTAIGAEEFVDWRYFETATEALNDLKGEGYYIVGLEQTKESTPLPALDAQALEKICIVLGNEVTGIDEDILSLIDEFVAIPQYGHKHSLNVSVAAGVILYSMLEKLWDDK; this is encoded by the coding sequence GTGAAAAAACTTACAACCAAAGAAATTCTGAAAGAAAACTTGTCTCGCTCAGCTCCTCAGAAACTTAGCTCTATAAAAATATTGGTACATAACATTAGAAGCTTGCATAATGTGGGCTCAATCTTTCGTTCTGCGGATGCGTTTGGGATTTCTGAAATAATCCTGTCCGGGTATTCGGCAACCCCGCCCCGTCCGGAAATCAATAAAACAGCCATTGGTGCGGAAGAGTTTGTGGATTGGCGCTATTTTGAAACAGCAACAGAAGCTCTAAATGATCTTAAGGGAGAGGGTTACTATATTGTTGGGTTAGAACAAACCAAAGAAAGTACTCCTCTTCCGGCCCTTGACGCTCAAGCTCTTGAAAAAATCTGCATTGTCCTTGGTAACGAAGTCACCGGTATAGATGAGGATATTTTATCGTTGATAGATGAGTTCGTAGCAATCCCGCAATATGGCCACAAGCATTCATTAAACGTATCAGTAGCAGCCGGTGTAATTTTATATTCAATGCTTGAAAAACTGTGGGACGACAAATAA
- a CDS encoding TCR/Tet family MFS transporter yields the protein MKEKRSAALIFIFITVLVDVIGLGIIIPVMPALIMELTGGGLSEASLYAGWITFMYAATQFFFAPVLGGLSDRFGRRPVLLFSLLGFGLDYILLGFAPTVVWLFIGRFISGITGASYTTASAYIADISPPERRSQDFGLIGAAFGLGFIIGPSVGGILGEYGARIPFFTAAGLVLVNVLYGYFVLPESLSQENRRAFDWKRANPFGSLKQLSKFPKISSLAGVFFLVYLANHATQSTWTYFTMEKFGWTEMTVGLSLGLVGLSVVGVQGGLIKWIIPKIGNNKTVYFGLLMYVLGFFGFAFAPEGWMMMAIILPFCIGGLATPALQGIISTEVSDNAQGELQGALTSLVSFSAIFGPPIMTNLFGFFTSNLAPVCFPGAPFFLASILVLAAIIWATRSLGFSKS from the coding sequence ATGAAAGAAAAGAGAAGCGCGGCGCTCATCTTTATTTTTATTACGGTTCTGGTAGATGTGATCGGGTTGGGTATTATTATCCCGGTGATGCCTGCATTGATAATGGAACTTACCGGGGGAGGGCTCAGTGAAGCTTCTCTTTATGCCGGGTGGATCACTTTTATGTATGCAGCCACTCAGTTTTTTTTTGCTCCTGTTTTAGGTGGATTAAGTGACCGGTTTGGACGCCGCCCCGTACTGCTTTTTTCCTTACTGGGATTTGGGCTTGATTATATCTTACTTGGGTTTGCTCCAACCGTTGTTTGGTTATTCATCGGTAGGTTTATTTCAGGCATAACCGGTGCCAGCTATACCACTGCCAGTGCTTACATCGCTGATATAAGTCCCCCTGAACGCCGTTCGCAGGATTTTGGGCTCATAGGTGCAGCTTTTGGATTAGGGTTTATCATCGGCCCGTCGGTAGGTGGGATATTAGGAGAGTATGGTGCTCGTATTCCGTTTTTTACTGCAGCCGGCTTGGTACTCGTGAATGTATTGTATGGATATTTTGTACTTCCTGAATCTTTATCTCAGGAAAACCGCCGGGCTTTCGATTGGAAACGCGCAAACCCGTTTGGATCCCTGAAGCAGTTAAGTAAATTTCCTAAAATATCGAGCCTGGCAGGGGTTTTCTTTCTTGTTTACTTAGCAAACCATGCGACACAAAGTACCTGGACCTACTTCACGATGGAGAAGTTTGGGTGGACGGAGATGACGGTAGGATTATCTCTTGGTTTGGTAGGGTTGTCGGTTGTTGGGGTTCAAGGCGGGCTCATCAAATGGATAATTCCAAAAATTGGGAACAATAAGACAGTTTACTTCGGGCTTTTAATGTATGTGTTGGGGTTTTTTGGATTTGCGTTTGCTCCGGAAGGCTGGATGATGATGGCTATAATTTTACCGTTTTGTATTGGAGGCCTGGCAACTCCTGCCTTACAAGGCATTATATCAACGGAAGTTTCAGATAACGCCCAAGGTGAATTGCAGGGGGCATTGACCAGTTTGGTTAGTTTTTCAGCAATATTTGGTCCACCCATTATGACGAATTTGTTTGGGTTCTTTACCTCAAACTTAGCCCCAGTCTGTTTTCCGGGAGCTCCATTTTTCCTGGCATCGATATTAGTTTTGGCTGCCATTATTTGGGCAACCCGCTCACTGGGCTTCAGTAAGTCATAA
- the sulP gene encoding SulP family inorganic anion transporter, producing MHKLLLKYFPIIQVLREYNLDKLKADVISGSTVGIVLIPQGMAYAVIAGLPPIYGLYAGLVPLFIYPLFGTSRHLSIGPVAIDMLILAAGLGFLAGDNMTDKIIFAIMIALMTGIFQLMMGFMKLGFVFNLFSRPVISGFTIAAPIIIITSQVGILLNIDVPNSQFIHEMIYYVSQQIENIHWPSFGLSFFFVLFLLLMRKYYSKLPESVILVTITIIVLSFISISKWGIAQVGDIPQGLPDFSIPNLSLESIKRLAPNAFTLALIQFMTVASLSKSFARKHAYTVNPNQELIAIGSSNVIGSLFQSLPVSSSFTRSAIADQSGTETSLTNVFAGILILFTLLFLTPLFEILPEPLLGAIIVVSVSSLIDIKELRFLINTKRRDALVAFITVISVLAIGIQEGIIIGLVSSVLALLLKMSKPTVAELGLIPGTRDFKNKNRFSEVKQIPGVLILRVDAPFSFVNAEFFKNYILEKSMNGLDAPKYVIIDGTTIGDLDVSAMDSLLMIIETLKKEGIELYISGLIGPVRDVIRKSDISTFVKSDRFFNTVHDGVKAALKRQDDGDGGNRLNEYLQHCA from the coding sequence ATGCATAAACTTTTATTAAAATATTTTCCAATTATTCAGGTACTCAGGGAATACAACCTTGATAAATTAAAAGCTGATGTGATTTCAGGATCAACCGTAGGGATTGTACTTATCCCTCAAGGCATGGCTTACGCTGTTATTGCCGGCCTGCCCCCCATTTATGGTTTGTATGCAGGGCTCGTTCCGTTGTTCATTTACCCTTTATTTGGCACATCACGTCACCTTTCTATTGGACCGGTAGCTATTGATATGCTAATACTTGCGGCCGGACTTGGGTTTTTGGCCGGGGATAATATGACTGATAAAATCATTTTTGCAATCATGATCGCTCTTATGACCGGTATTTTCCAGTTAATGATGGGTTTTATGAAACTTGGTTTTGTATTTAATTTGTTTTCCCGTCCGGTTATATCAGGTTTTACAATCGCAGCCCCCATCATCATTATTACCAGCCAGGTGGGCATCTTACTGAACATTGATGTACCAAATTCCCAATTCATTCATGAAATGATTTATTACGTTTCACAACAAATTGAAAACATTCATTGGCCCTCCTTTGGTCTGTCATTCTTTTTTGTTTTGTTTTTACTTTTGATGCGAAAGTATTATTCAAAACTTCCGGAATCTGTCATTCTTGTTACTATTACCATAATAGTTCTTTCCTTTATCAGCATTTCAAAATGGGGAATTGCTCAAGTTGGTGATATTCCACAAGGACTCCCCGATTTTAGCATTCCGAATCTAAGTTTAGAATCTATTAAACGATTGGCACCCAATGCTTTTACTTTAGCACTTATACAATTTATGACAGTAGCTTCCCTGTCTAAATCCTTTGCGAGAAAGCATGCATATACGGTAAATCCAAACCAAGAATTAATAGCTATCGGAAGCAGTAATGTAATTGGCAGCCTGTTTCAATCCCTTCCTGTTTCATCCAGCTTTACACGATCAGCTATTGCAGATCAATCCGGTACTGAAACCTCCCTGACAAATGTTTTTGCGGGAATTTTGATCCTTTTTACCCTTCTGTTTCTCACCCCTCTTTTTGAGATTTTACCTGAACCTCTTCTAGGAGCTATAATTGTGGTATCTGTAAGCAGCCTGATCGACATCAAAGAGCTACGCTTTTTGATAAATACCAAGCGCCGCGATGCCCTGGTCGCATTCATTACCGTTATAAGTGTTTTGGCGATTGGGATTCAGGAAGGAATCATTATTGGTTTGGTATCATCCGTACTTGCATTGCTCCTTAAAATGAGTAAACCAACGGTGGCAGAACTTGGGTTAATTCCCGGAACCCGGGATTTCAAAAACAAAAATCGATTTTCGGAAGTGAAACAAATTCCCGGTGTATTGATTTTAAGGGTTGACGCCCCGTTCTCTTTTGTTAATGCAGAATTTTTCAAAAATTACATTCTTGAAAAAAGTATGAATGGGTTGGATGCGCCTAAATACGTCATTATTGATGGCACTACAATCGGCGATCTTGATGTATCAGCCATGGATTCTCTTCTTATGATTATCGAAACTCTTAAAAAAGAAGGAATTGAGCTGTATATATCAGGACTCATTGGCCCGGTTCGGGATGTAATAAGAAAGTCAGATATAAGCACCTTTGTGAAATCAGATCGATTTTTTAATACCGTACATGACGGTGTGAAAGCAGCTCTTAAAAGACAAGATGATGGAGATGGCGGAAACCGCTTAAATGAATACCTGCAACACTGCGCATAG
- a CDS encoding SLC13 family permease: MLGLAPEILFVYALILLAIILFVNKRISFDVTSLILLAILMVSGILTPKEGLSGFSNPATVTIACMFILSEGLRRTGALDIVGDYFFKLSKLNYRLAMFIIMLVVGVISAFINNTAAVAIFIPVIISLSKDLGKSASKLLMPMSFAAMFGGVCTLIGTSTNLLVDSIATDNGLAGFGMFDFAPVGIIFFIAGFVYLFTIGINLIPERRKDESLTDIFQMQSYLTDVVLQPNSPFVNTPLHNTKLIQDLDLDIVEVFDENGNSKPDRHNIKLQQKDTLRIRGSVKELNKLLNREDVLIKPNKNWEDKDFEIGNAQLVEAVVAPESSFEGKKLKHIDLYHQYEAIVLAIRQKGKIQQEHLPDIRLQSGTSLLLYAKKERVNDIKTAEEFVLATEIKVPDFHEEKIPAAVGIILGVVGFAAFGILPIVASAICGVIIMVLTGCLSNEEAYQSINWKVIFLLGGVLPLGIAMQKTGAAQLMVDGMISNFESLGPTAVLSAFFFLSMMLTNLISNQATAALLAPIAIEASSTINVSADPLLVAVTMAASLSFMSPIGYQTNTMIFGPGQYKFIDFVKVGTPLNILFWIIGTFAIPLFWPF; this comes from the coding sequence ATGCTTGGCTTAGCTCCGGAAATCTTATTTGTTTACGCACTTATTCTGCTTGCGATAATTTTGTTCGTCAATAAGCGGATTTCTTTTGATGTCACCTCCCTTATCCTGCTGGCCATACTTATGGTCTCAGGAATTCTAACTCCCAAAGAGGGACTGTCGGGCTTTAGTAATCCCGCTACGGTTACCATTGCCTGTATGTTTATACTTAGTGAAGGGCTCCGCAGAACGGGAGCCTTGGATATTGTTGGAGATTATTTCTTTAAGCTGAGTAAACTCAATTATCGGCTGGCCATGTTTATTATCATGTTGGTGGTGGGGGTGATTTCAGCTTTTATAAATAATACAGCGGCCGTTGCTATTTTCATACCTGTGATAATCAGCCTTTCAAAGGATCTGGGAAAAAGTGCTTCCAAATTATTGATGCCGATGTCTTTCGCGGCTATGTTCGGAGGCGTTTGTACCCTTATCGGTACTTCTACCAATCTTTTGGTTGATTCTATTGCAACCGATAACGGTTTAGCCGGCTTTGGTATGTTTGATTTTGCCCCTGTTGGAATCATCTTTTTTATAGCCGGCTTCGTTTACCTTTTTACAATCGGCATCAATCTCATTCCTGAACGACGAAAAGATGAATCTCTGACAGATATTTTTCAGATGCAAAGCTATCTCACGGATGTTGTTTTGCAGCCAAACTCTCCCTTTGTTAATACCCCTCTTCACAACACGAAGCTTATACAAGATCTTGATCTCGATATCGTAGAGGTTTTTGATGAGAACGGAAACTCGAAACCTGACCGGCACAACATTAAGCTTCAACAAAAAGACACCCTTCGAATTCGCGGAAGCGTAAAAGAACTAAATAAATTATTAAACCGTGAAGATGTATTGATAAAGCCCAATAAAAATTGGGAAGACAAGGACTTTGAAATTGGTAATGCACAGTTGGTAGAGGCTGTCGTGGCACCCGAATCGTCATTCGAGGGGAAAAAATTAAAGCATATAGACTTGTATCACCAGTATGAGGCGATAGTTTTAGCTATCCGGCAAAAAGGGAAAATACAGCAAGAACACCTGCCTGATATCCGGTTGCAAAGCGGAACATCCCTCCTTCTATATGCTAAAAAAGAACGGGTTAATGATATTAAAACCGCAGAGGAATTTGTATTAGCTACCGAAATTAAAGTACCTGATTTTCATGAAGAAAAAATACCGGCAGCGGTCGGCATTATCTTAGGCGTAGTTGGATTCGCTGCTTTTGGAATACTTCCTATAGTAGCCTCAGCTATTTGCGGGGTGATAATAATGGTGCTTACAGGGTGCCTGAGTAATGAAGAAGCCTACCAATCTATTAATTGGAAAGTGATTTTTTTATTGGGCGGGGTGCTTCCACTTGGAATTGCCATGCAAAAGACAGGCGCTGCTCAGCTTATGGTAGATGGTATGATTAGTAATTTTGAATCACTTGGGCCAACAGCTGTACTCTCGGCTTTTTTCTTTCTGTCTATGATGCTTACTAACCTTATTTCAAATCAAGCAACGGCAGCATTGCTTGCTCCTATTGCCATTGAAGCATCTTCAACAATCAACGTGAGTGCAGATCCACTATTGGTAGCAGTTACAATGGCAGCTTCACTAAGCTTTATGTCGCCCATCGGTTATCAGACTAACACAATGATCTTTGGGCCCGGACAATATAAATTTATCGATTTCGTGAAAGTCGGCACTCCGCTCAATATCTTATTCTGGATTATTGGTACCTTTGCAATCCCATTATTTTGGCCATTTTAG
- the greA gene encoding transcription elongation factor GreA produces the protein MSKVQYLTQEGYDKLDAELKDLKTRGRREIAEDIAEARAKGDLSENAEYDAAKEAQGHLEDRITKLEDALANARVLDTKDLDLSKVRVLTTVTILNKNTDKEMKYTLVSANEADFAAGKISIDSPIGKALMGREIGETVEVEVPAGKLELVVKNIEI, from the coding sequence ATGAGTAAAGTTCAATACCTGACACAAGAAGGTTACGATAAACTGGATGCAGAATTGAAAGACCTGAAAACACGGGGACGAAGAGAGATTGCAGAAGATATTGCAGAAGCACGAGCTAAAGGCGATTTAAGTGAAAATGCAGAGTATGATGCAGCAAAAGAAGCCCAAGGTCATCTTGAGGATCGTATTACTAAACTGGAAGATGCCCTGGCAAATGCGCGTGTATTGGACACTAAAGACCTGGATTTGTCAAAGGTTCGCGTTTTAACCACTGTTACGATCCTGAACAAAAATACCGACAAGGAAATGAAGTACACGCTGGTTTCAGCAAATGAGGCTGACTTTGCTGCGGGTAAAATCTCCATTGATTCACCTATCGGTAAGGCTCTTATGGGGCGTGAAATTGGTGAGACTGTTGAAGTAGAGGTTCCGGCCGGTAAGTTAGAGCTCGTAGTCAAAAACATTGAAATTTAA
- a CDS encoding NUDIX pyrophosphatase: MKKLIDVYPYRVKEGNPYFLIFKRSSEKVYRNQWRMVGGKIKKEESSWEGALRELKEETGLTPVKFWTIPSVNSFYEAETDMVHAIPAFAAELDVDAQVELDEEHSGFKWVSIDEIELYIKWPEQRRLMKLTHDILTDQYLEILPEWIIEIS; the protein is encoded by the coding sequence ATGAAAAAACTCATTGACGTATATCCTTACCGAGTTAAAGAAGGGAATCCGTACTTTTTGATTTTTAAAAGATCTTCTGAAAAAGTATATAGAAATCAATGGCGGATGGTAGGGGGGAAAATAAAGAAAGAGGAAAGCAGTTGGGAAGGAGCGCTTCGTGAACTTAAAGAGGAAACGGGTTTAACACCGGTTAAATTTTGGACTATACCGTCTGTGAATTCATTTTATGAAGCAGAGACTGATATGGTGCATGCTATACCCGCATTTGCAGCAGAATTAGATGTTGATGCGCAAGTTGAGCTTGATGAAGAACACTCGGGCTTTAAATGGGTTAGTATTGACGAAATTGAACTATATATTAAATGGCCGGAACAACGACGCTTAATGAAGCTAACCCATGATATCCTAACAGATCAATACCTTGAAATACTTCCAGAGTGGATAATCGAAATTTCTTAA
- a CDS encoding acetate kinase yields MKILVINCGSSSIKYQLINTEDRECLCKGLVERIGAVTSIIKQEFKGEKPYKKTMVIENHPSALKTIMEMLIDADNDYLHSLDEIEAVGHRVVHGGETFKDSVLIDDDVEEAIQQAFDIAPLHNPPNLDGIRAAKKHLPNIPHVAVFDTAFHHSIPKHAYLYGIPNRLYRRYKIRKYGFHGTSHYFVSRQYYKLSGKPKEGSKVITCHLGNGCSVTAIKDGKSYDTSMGFSPLEGLVMGTRSGDIDPSILFYLIEKEELSLANVHALLNKHSGLLGLSGYAADMRDLLEEAESGDRRCNEAIDVFCYRVKKYIGSYITAMNGVDAIIFTGGIGENAAPIRSKILKDMGYSGIEVDEKKNIALSEGTMISTDNSSVEVHVIPTNEELVIAIDAAKIATASKQTPWA; encoded by the coding sequence ATGAAAATTCTTGTTATAAACTGCGGAAGTTCTTCTATTAAGTACCAACTTATAAACACCGAAGATAGAGAGTGTTTATGTAAAGGACTGGTCGAAAGAATAGGGGCCGTCACCTCTATCATAAAACAAGAGTTCAAAGGTGAAAAACCTTACAAAAAGACGATGGTGATCGAGAATCACCCTTCTGCGCTTAAAACTATTATGGAAATGCTTATTGATGCTGACAATGATTACTTGCATTCCTTAGACGAAATTGAGGCGGTAGGGCATCGGGTGGTTCATGGAGGGGAAACCTTTAAAGATTCTGTTCTTATAGATGACGATGTGGAAGAAGCTATACAACAGGCTTTTGATATTGCACCGCTCCATAATCCTCCTAACCTGGACGGAATTCGTGCGGCAAAAAAACATCTTCCAAATATTCCTCATGTTGCTGTATTTGATACCGCTTTTCACCACTCTATTCCCAAACATGCTTATTTATATGGAATCCCTAACCGGTTATATCGTCGGTATAAAATTAGAAAATATGGCTTTCATGGTACTTCACATTATTTTGTGAGCCGTCAGTACTATAAACTGTCAGGAAAACCTAAAGAAGGCTCTAAAGTGATCACTTGTCATTTAGGTAATGGATGTTCTGTTACGGCCATAAAGGATGGAAAATCATATGATACCAGTATGGGTTTTTCCCCGCTGGAAGGGCTGGTGATGGGTACCCGGAGTGGTGATATTGATCCTTCTATCTTATTCTACCTCATAGAGAAAGAAGAATTATCTCTTGCAAATGTTCACGCTTTGCTAAATAAACATAGCGGCCTTTTGGGCCTTAGTGGTTACGCGGCGGATATGCGTGACTTATTGGAAGAAGCTGAAAGTGGGGACCGAAGATGCAACGAAGCAATTGATGTATTTTGCTATCGGGTCAAAAAGTATATCGGTTCATATATAACGGCGATGAATGGGGTAGATGCTATTATTTTTACCGGTGGAATCGGGGAAAATGCAGCTCCCATTCGGAGTAAGATTTTAAAAGATATGGGGTATTCAGGAATTGAAGTAGATGAGAAAAAAAATATCGCTTTATCTGAAGGAACAATGATTAGTACTGACAATTCAAGTGTGGAAGTTCACGTTATACCTACCAATGAAGAACTAGTAATTGCCATAGACGCTGCCAAAATAGCGACGGCTTCCAAACAAACCCCATGGGCTTAA
- a CDS encoding EamA family transporter has translation MNILKILVCNYLAGFLISLLNSHELSVFPDAAITLSNWLIGLVLLLGVIFIANMVVYSRSIDRVGMGVSIAAMRMSLVFPIAASLFVFGETIGGIKYIGIILALGSLLLMVPRIRTKSISGLSDAWLPILIFIMTGFADTGLKVYERVFSKQMSEDLFISGIFFVSFLVGMGILIKRNEIHFTFKEIGYGIVTGIVNLYSSIFLIYALKLMPGSIVFPLVNVTLVVSGTFIGILIWKDKPSLKQWSGLGIAIISIFLLLG, from the coding sequence TTGAATATTCTGAAAATTCTGGTATGTAATTATTTAGCAGGATTTTTAATAAGTCTCTTAAACTCTCATGAACTATCTGTTTTTCCTGATGCAGCCATAACACTGAGTAACTGGCTGATTGGTTTGGTACTCTTACTTGGGGTTATATTTATTGCAAATATGGTAGTCTACAGCAGATCTATTGACCGGGTGGGAATGGGCGTGAGTATTGCAGCTATGCGGATGTCTCTTGTTTTCCCTATAGCGGCCAGCTTGTTTGTGTTCGGAGAAACCATTGGCGGAATAAAATATATTGGTATTATTTTAGCTTTAGGCTCTCTTTTATTAATGGTTCCCAGAATTCGCACAAAAAGCATTTCCGGGCTTTCGGATGCATGGTTGCCTATCCTGATATTTATCATGACCGGCTTTGCCGATACCGGTCTTAAAGTATACGAACGTGTTTTTTCAAAACAGATGTCAGAGGATTTATTTATCTCCGGAATTTTCTTTGTTTCATTTCTAGTGGGGATGGGAATTCTTATAAAAAGGAACGAAATTCATTTTACCTTCAAAGAAATAGGATATGGTATTGTCACGGGAATTGTGAACTTATATTCTTCTATATTTTTGATCTACGCTTTAAAACTGATGCCGGGATCAATTGTTTTTCCTCTGGTTAATGTGACTTTAGTAGTATCAGGTACTTTTATAGGAATATTGATTTGGAAGGACAAACCTTCCCTGAAACAATGGTCGGGATTAGGGATCGCTATAATTTCAATCTTTTTATTATTAGGGTAA